One Cydia amplana chromosome 18, ilCydAmpl1.1, whole genome shotgun sequence DNA segment encodes these proteins:
- the LOC134656262 gene encoding uncharacterized protein LOC134656262: MQWGSVYIVCLALCCLQTTSEPLRFSEDQTHGRFRRNDEKDGLALSREIFRNITKQLRENIKREGPTDRSDHLLHSKLEDSRHYGQYQGYHHHEHHWGPYFEGDVGDPEGTMQVTAHVGAEALLNCRVGMLKDKTVMWLRRATDSAQLLTVGRSPYAGDNRIAVKFQYPNNWRLSMNPVKRSDAGLYMCQISTHPPKAILANLTVLPPVLTINGDQTHELKDRFYKAGSSIKLSCVISDEYVASLTTKVPLTTAVPTTTTPLTTTTELTTKMSTIFNRIDLMMNKSWSVETTTITSTVSVSTTTKNMPELKTTVAPMITSTVPTVVNNIYGMVWKKQGKEFNENVSWRNMSATISVASASQNDSGTYTCHLQNHSQVIINVHVLIGENQAAVHHDTWNKGTLFWQSLSLIYLSMILIFAT, translated from the exons ATGCAGTGGGGCAGTGTCTACATCGTGTGTTTAGCACTGTGTTGCCTGCAAACAACGTCTG AGCCCCTACGCTTCTCCGAGGACCAAACGCATGGCCGGTTTCGTCGAAACGACGAAAAGGACGGTCTCGCGCTATCCAGAGAAATATTCAGGAACATCACGAAGCAACTCCGAGAGAACATCAAGCGTGAAGGACCGACCGATAGGAGCGATCATTTGTTACATA GTAAATTAGAAGACTCCCGTCACTATGGACAGTATCAGGGCTACCACCATCACGAGCACCACTGGGGCCCCTACTTTGAGGGCGACGTGGGCGATCCCGAGGGCACGATGCAAGTGACGGCACACGTGGGGGCCGAGGCCCTTTTAAATTGTAGGGTTGGCATGCTGAAAGATAAAACA GTAATGTGGTTGCGGCGTGCAACCGATTCCGCACAATTGCTCACCGTTGGAAGGTCTCCGTACGCCGGTGATAATCGGATAGCTGTCAAGTTCCAGTACCCCAATAATTGGAGGCTCAGCATGAACCCCGTCAAGAGGTCTGATGCGGGCCTATATATGTGCCAAATATCAACACATCCCCCTAAAGCAATATTAGCTAATTTAACTGTACTGC CTCCAGTTTTAACGATAAATGGAGACCAGACTCATGAACTAAAGGATAGATTTTACAAAGCAGGAAGCTCTATAAAATTGTCCTGCGTCATATCAGATGAATACGTAGCCTCACTAACCACGAAGGTGCCCCTAACTACGGCAGTCCCTACCACAACCACGCCTTTAACTACAACTACTGAATTGACTACAAAGATGAGCACAATTTTTAATAGAATAGATTTGATGATGAACAAAAGTTGGAGTGTGGAGACCACAACGATAACTTCTACAGTTAGTGTTAGTACAACTACAAAAAATATGCCGGAATTGAAGACCACGGTAGCCCCTATGATAACGTCAACTGTCCCGACGGTGGTGAATAATATTTACGGGATGGTTTGGAAGAAGCAGGGGAAAGAATTTAATGAGAACGTATCGTGGCGGAATATGAG TGCCACAATCAGCGTCGCATCAGCGTCGCAGAACGACAGTGGGACATACACGTGCCACTTACAGAACCATTCTCAAGTTATAATCAACGTTCATGTTTTGATTG GAGAAAACCAAGCTGCTGTTCACCACGACACGTGGAACAAGGGGACCTTATTTTGGCAAAGCCTTTCTCTAATCTATCTTTCAATGATTCTTATATTTGCTACTTGA